One Meles meles chromosome 11, mMelMel3.1 paternal haplotype, whole genome shotgun sequence DNA segment encodes these proteins:
- the AJM1 gene encoding apical junction component 1 homolog, whose amino-acid sequence MTRTDPPDLLVSTVYQDIKVAAPGPESRRPPCERPPAAPAPFNKRHCRSFDFLEALDGAPMEAHTEPPPPEPAAPRTRPRDGEPRRRARSKSAPRAPPGLAPAPASPPVLPRRGREAQRTARAEASPHREPAYPALRALANELHPIKLQPQRGGPGRMAPLCATTGRCAPPEPPAGPAPHVRCRLDIKPDDAVLQHTARGSRSCGPAETTPWARAAPQFHGLTVPGPRHMALARTPTPSDTYCADPRALYCDGPLPGPRDYTERRSLPFTTPPGPTQFFYTEEPEGHPGGFPASPGPPLDSYYVRPFPAEEPPVPSPRRSAGYYAGEVRPFPVQEPPSRSYYAETARVYGPPCGPRYAPEEPRAHPPLRPFYTEDFGRYRDRDALARTYPHPRSSPSWGDWGLRPYRTLQVMPPPDSGPLLASWHGGTGTSPPRLVTDSRHYSRSWDNILAPGPRREDPLGRGRSYENLLGREAREPRGASPEGRRPPVVVNLSTSPRRYAALSLSETSLSEKGRAGEGLGRNWYVTPEITITDNDLRAAERPTARGWELPGGRPRRSPPAAPEGPTGGRQRSLEQLDELITDLVIDSRPAAGPTPDPAADGLGRHLRRLLDSRPAGPGAPALAPRSPPASAGSAEEPAGQGQAADGSPEPSADEDDLMTCSNARCRRTETMFNACLYFKSCHSCYTYYCSRLCRREDWDAHKARCVYGRVGSVCRHVLQFCRDSGPVHRAFSRIARVGFLSRGRGVLFLGFPSPGSADNFLRFGLEGLLLSPTYLSLRELATHAAPLGSYARELAAAGRLYEPAECFLLSVSVAVGPGAAPPGASGRPAPAPRSPGPTVRKFAKVALAAGSPARPPPARGREPDMETLILTPPPGTAGLDQEGEAGRRAREVAFIHIQRELRLRGVFLRHEFPRVYEQLCEFVEANRRFTPTTIYPTDRRTGRPFMCMIMAASEPRALDWVASANLLDDIM is encoded by the coding sequence ATGACCCGCACGGACCCGCCGGACCTGTTGGTGTCGACCGTGTACCAAGACATCAAGGTGGCGGCCCCGGGGCCCGAGTCGCGGCGCCCGCCATGTGAGCGCCCGCCTGCTGCGCCCGCGCCTTTCAACAAGCGCCACTGCCGCAGCTTTGACTTCCTGGAGGCGCTGgacggggcgcccatggaggccCACACAGAGCCGCCGCCCCCAGAGCCTGCGGCGCCGCGCACCCGGCCCCGCGACGGCGAGCCCCGGCGCCGCGCCCGCTCCAAGAGTGCGCCCCGCGCGCCCCCGGGCCTGGCGCCCGCGCCCGCCTCGCCGCCGGTGCTGCCGCGCCGAGGCCGGGAAGCCCAGCGGACGGCGCGGGCAGAGGCGTCGCCACACCGGGAGCCTGCGTACCCCGCGCTGCGCGCGCTCGCCAACGAGCTGCACCCCATCAAGCTGCAGCCGCAACGGGGCGGCCCCGGCCGCATGGCGCCCCTCTGCGCCACCACCGGCCGCTGCGCGCCCCCGGAGCCGCCCGCCGGGCCCGCACCCCACGTCCGCTGCCGCCTGGACATCAAGCCTGACGACGCGGTGTTGCAGCACACCGCCCGGGGCTCGCGGTCCTGCGGGCCCGCGGAGACCACGCCCTGGGCCCGCGCCGCCCCCCAGTTCCACGGCCTCACCGTGCCGGGGCCTCGCCACATGGCGCTCGcgcgcacccccacccccagcgacACGTACTGCGCGGACCCGCGGGCGCTGTACTGTGACGGTCCGCTGCCTGGGCCCCGGGACTACACGGAGCGCCGAAGCCTGCCCTTCACCACGCCGCCGGGCCCCACCCAGTTCTTCTACACCGAGGAACCCGAGGGCCACCCTGGCGGCTTTCCCGCCAGCCCCGGGCCGCCGTTGGACAGCTACTACGTCAGGCCCTTCCCGGCCGAGGAGCCCCCTGTGCCCAGTCCGCGGCGCAGCGCGGGCTACTATGCGGGGGAAGTGCGCCCCTTCCCGGTCCAGGAACCGCCCTCCCGCTCCTACTATGCGGAGACCGCGCGAGTCTACGGACCGCCCTGCGGCCCCCGCTATGCTCCCGAGGAGCCCCGGGCTCACCCCCCTCTCCGCCCCTTTTACACAGAGGACTTCGGACGGTACCGCGACCGCGACGCCCTGGCTCGGACTTACCCGCACCCACGCAGCAGCCCCTCCTGGGGTGACTGGGGCCTGCGGCCTTACCGCACCCTGCAGGTCATGCCTCCCCCGGACTCTGGCCCGCTGCTGGCCTCTTGGCACGGCGGCACCGGCACCAGCCCGCCCCGGCTGGTGACTGACAGCCGCCACTACTCTCGCTCCTGGGACAACATCCTCGCGCCCGGGCCGCGCAGGGAGGACCCCCTGGGCCGTGGCCGCAGCTACGAGAACCTGCTGGGGCGCGAGGCACGGGAGCCTCGAGGCGCATCCCCCGAAGGCCGGCGTCCGCCCGTCGTGGTGAACCTGTCCACCTCGCCCAGACGCTATGCCGCGCTGTCCCTGTCCGAGACGTCGCTGTCAGAGAAGGGCCGAGCCGGCGAGGGCCTGGGCCGCAACTGGTACGTCACGCCGGAGATCACCATCACCGACAACGACCTGCGCGCCGCCGAGCGTCcgactgccaggggctgggagctgCCTGGGGGGCGACCGCGGCGGTCTCCGCCTGCCGCCCCGGAAGGCCCCACCGGTGGCCGCCAGCGCAGCCTCGAGCAGCTGGACGAGCTCATCACCGACCTGGTCATCGACTCCCGGCCCGCCGCGGGCCCGACCCCCGACCCCGCGGCCGACGGCCTGGGCCGCCACCTGCGCCGCCTGCTGGACTCTCGGCCCGCGGGCCCCGGGGCCCCCGCGCTGGCGCCGCGCTCGCCCCCGGCGTCAGCCGGCAGCGCCGAGGAGCCCGCGGGCCAGGGGCAGGCGGCCGACGGGTCCCCGGAGCCCAGCGCCGACGAGGACGACCTCATGACGTGCTCCAACGCGCGCTGCCGGCGCACCGAGACCATGTTCAACGCCTGCCTCTACTTCAAGTCGTGCCACAGCTGCTACACCTACTACTGCTCGCGCCTGTGCCGCCGCGAGGACTGGGACGCGCACAAGGCGCGCTGCGTGTACGGCCGCGTGGGCAGCGTGTGCCGCCACGTGCTGCAGTTCTGCCGGGACAGCGGCCCGGTGCACCGCGCCTTCTCGCGCATCGCGCGCGTCGGCTTCCTGTCGCGCGGCCGCGGCGTGCTCTTCCTGGGCTTCCCGAGCCCGGGCTCCGCAGACAACTTCCTGCGCTTCGGCCTCGAGGGGCTGCTGCTGTCGCCCACCTACCTGTCTCTGCGCGAGCTGGCCACGCACGCGGCGCCCCTGGGCAGCTACGCGCGCGAGCTGGCGGCCGCCGGGCGCCTCTACGAGCCGGCCGAGTGCTTCCTGCTCAGCGTGTCGGTGGCCGTGGGCCCCGGCGCCGCGCCCCCAGGCGCCTCCGGCCGGCCCGCGCCCGCGCCGCGCAGCCCCGGGCCCACGGTACGCAAGTTCGCCAAGGTGGCGCTGGCCGCCGGCAGCCCCGCGCGTCCGCCCCCGGCCCGGGGCCGCGAGCCCGACATGGAGACGCTGATCCTGACTCCGCCGCCCGGCACCGCCGGCCTGGACCAAGAGGGCGAAGCGGGCCGGCGCGCGCGCGAGGTGGCCTTCATCCACATCCAGCGCGAGCTGCGGCTGCGCGGCGTCTTCCTGCGCCACGAGTTCCCGCGCGTCTACGAGCAGCTCTGCGAGTTCGTCGAGGCCAACCGGCGCTTCACGCCCACCACCATCTACCCCACGGACCGGCGCACCGGCCGCCCTTTCATGTGCATGATCATGGCCGCCTCCGAGCCACGCGCGCTGGACTGGGTGGCCAGCGCCAACCTGCTGGACGACATCATGTGA